A stretch of Lathyrus oleraceus cultivar Zhongwan6 chromosome 6, CAAS_Psat_ZW6_1.0, whole genome shotgun sequence DNA encodes these proteins:
- the LOC127095088 gene encoding uncharacterized protein LOC127095088, translating to MILGVPLQHCVPFNSDIPPPEHKDIAKALHLEVFVVKENLSSKGGLSGFHLDFVVNKAEECAAQGNWEAVCALLALSVYGIMLFADEPKFVSMSAIHIFLLKNPVPTLLGDFYFSVHNKNEKRRGRLVRCCAPLFHKWLVGHLPNDDAFLNPHQARIWARRLVVLTAKDIRWCNQNTKGGDFVVSCGKYPNVPLLGMKGCINYNPILLRRQLGYALTHAPKDQDLVESFYFPVQDNLELVKQAAGAWRNIQTKCATVYGKCNNISSSQYDSWLRERAWITLLPFSMGEPSDPVIVESVSMVEYNSLKQEKGKIDKLNAKLSEGLRKTLCAKKEAEREVQRLNELQRQSNERIAEDANYTRKVCSGEDILKKAYKAAKEQLGRVEYRLIERQQRWEELSDRRRQVEIEIKAENERLKSRENEQHEALRLAEQEIVELKIQAGVKRTKEQDKYKKLEEAVKMRNLLIQGLTEHPTDPVTEALLKEVREDSFGLGV from the coding sequence ATGATCTTGGGTGTTCCTCTACAGCATTGTGTCCCTTTCAACTCCGACATACCTCCTCCAGAGCATAAGGATATTGCTAAGGCTCTTCATCTGGAAGTGTTTGTTGTGAAGGAAAATCTCTCTTCTAAGGGAGGTCTGTCTGGTTTTCATCTGGATTTTGTGGTAAACAAAGCCGAAGAGTGTGCTGCTCAAGGCAATTGGGAGGCTGTGTGTGCTCTGTTGGCGTTAAGTGTCTATGGTATTATGCTATTCGCCGATGAACCGAAGTTCGTGAGTATGAGTGCTATTCATATCTTTCTGCTAAAGAACCCGGTTCCCACCCTTCTTGGTGATTTCTATTTTTCGGTGCACAATAAGAATGAGAAGAGACGAGGGAGATTGGTCAGATGTTGCGCTCCATTGTTCCATAAGTGGCTCGTGGGGCACTTGCCAAATGACGATGCTTTTCTGAATCCGCATCAAGCCAGGATTTGGGCTAGAAGGTTGGTTGTCTTGACTGCTAAAGACATCAGATGGTGTAATCAGAATACCAAGGGTGGCGATTTTGTGGTTAGCTGTGGGAAATACCCTAATGTACCATTGTTGGGTATGAAGGGTTGTATCAACTACAACCCGATTCTTTTGAGAAGACAATTAGGGTATGCCTTGACTCACGCTCCTAAGGATCAAGATCTGGTGGAATCTTTCTACTTCCCAGTGCAAGATAATCTAGAACTGGTTAAGCAAGCTGCTGGAGCTTGGAGGAATATTCAGACTAAATGTGCTACTGTCTATGGAAAATGtaacaacatctcttcttctcAGTATGATAGTTGGTTGCGAGAAAGAGCTTGGATTACTCTTCTACCTTTCTCTATGGGAGAACCATCTGATCCGGTTATTGTTGAGTCTGTCAGCATGGTTGAGTACAACAGTTTGAAGCAAGAAAAGGGGAAAATCGATAAGTTGAATGCGAAGCTGAGTGAAGGCCTCAGGAAAACTTTGTGCGCTAAGAAAGAAGCTGAGAGAGAAGTTCAAAGATTGAATGAGCTGCAAAGACAAAGCAATGAGAGGATTGCTGAAGATGCTAATTATACCCGTAAAGTCTGTTCAGGTGAGGATATACTGAAGAAAGCTTACAAGGCTGCTAAGGAGCAGTTAGGAAGAGTTGAATACAGGCTTATTGAGCGCCAGCAAAGGTGGGAAGAATTGTCTGATCGCCGGAGACAGGTTGAGATAGAAATCAAAGCAGAAAATGAGCGGTTGAAGAGTAGGGAGAACGAGCAGCATGAAGCACTTCGATTGGCTGAACAAGAGATCGTCGAACTAAAGATTCAAGCGGGGGTCAAGAGAACAAAAGAACAAGACAAGTACAAGAAATTGGAAGAAGCGGTCAAAATGAGGAATTTGTTGATTCAAGGCCTTACAGAACACCCTACTGACCCGGTTACAGAGGCGCTTCTTAAGGAAGTTCGAGAAGACTCGTTTGGGCTAGGTGTTTGA